A stretch of Lathyrus oleraceus cultivar Zhongwan6 chromosome 6, CAAS_Psat_ZW6_1.0, whole genome shotgun sequence DNA encodes these proteins:
- the LOC127097315 gene encoding defensin-like protein 156 isoform X1, with product MAKFSFMSIILIVFFISGIAMTNARNIWSKECVITRDGQCLPTACKEWCLNTYKGHGACVATVGNPPTYKCVCTYYCST from the exons ATGGCTAAGTTTTCTTTCATGTCAATTATCCTCATTGTCTTCTTTATTTCAG GTATAGCAATGACAAATGCTAGAAACATATGGTCAAAAGAATGTGTCATCACTCGTGATGGTCAATGCCTCCCGACAGCTTGCAAAGAATGGTGTTTAAATACATATAAGGGTCATGGAGCATGCGTTGCTACCGTTGGAAATCCTCCTACTTATAAATGTGTTTGCACATACTATTGTTCCACCTAG
- the LOC127097315 gene encoding defensin-like protein 156 isoform X2, with protein MAKFSFMTIIVIVFFISGIAMTNARNIWSKECVITRDGQCLPTACKEWCLNTYKGHGACVATVGNPPTYKCVCTYYCST; from the exons ATGGCTAAGTTTTCTTTCATGACAATTATCGTCATTGTCTTCTTTATTTCAG GTATAGCAATGACAAATGCTAGAAACATATGGTCAAAAGAATGTGTCATCACTCGTGATGGTCAATGCCTCCCGACAGCTTGCAAAGAATGGTGTTTAAATACATATAAGGGTCATGGAGCATGCGTTGCTACCGTTGGAAATCCTCCTACTTATAAATGTGTTTGCACATACTATTGTTCCAC CTAG